The Prionailurus bengalensis isolate Pbe53 chromosome E4, Fcat_Pben_1.1_paternal_pri, whole genome shotgun sequence region CTCTAGAACACAGCAGACTGCCTTCACAGGCGTCACTTCATTTAATATTGTGATCTGCTCACACATCTAACTCCAAAGAATCACCCCTTCCGAGCCGAGAGGAATTCCGAATTCTTAGGTTGACGTGCTGTCCAAGGAACTATTCCAGTATTTCTCCCCCACAGCTTCATAAAAAGGAGTTCTAACGTGGAGTAGGAATCAGAATTCGGGAAGTCGTTTCAACACGTGCATGTCCAGACCCCAATCCCAAAGACTCTGAGTTAGTATTAAGCCTGAAGTGGACCCAGGCACGTCTAGGTTTCAAAAGTTCTAAAGAGGATTCTAATGACTGCTCCTAGGTGAGAACCATGACAAAAGGTCATCTATCACCCAACGAAAACACCCTTGGCAAACAGGTAACTGGCTCTTGCTGGTTACCTCTAAAAGGCAAATCGGTAACTTCAAGGTGTGGACCCATTCCATcgcttttaaaacaaaatctcatgAGAGATCTGGGCTTCCCTCTCAGAAAACTGCACATACGTTCCTGTTTTAGATACAGAATCGGAGCGGGGGAGGAGTATGCCGCCACAGGTCGCCAAGAAGCTAAGAAGAACTCCTTGCTCTAAACATTTCCTGTTTAGCCCTACTGAGAAAATAAGGTGACGCAAGTGAACAGGCAATTCCGGACAATGAAAGGCTAGACCCCTCAGGGTCCCGAAGACTTCTGGATGGCAAGATGAGACAAAAGAATATGCCAGTGAGGGAGATTAACTTCATGACCAGGCTTCTCCATAtttagaacaaagaaaacaacaactgCTCTTgcgtaatttttttttaacgtaaagAGGGGAGTGTGTTGAAAATTACGGGAAAATCAGAAAAAGCTCTAGTGGACTCTTCTCTGCTGTTTGAGCAATTCCATCAGAGGTGACTCTTTAACTCTGTCCTTCTCGACAGCCCCAGAGGTCACTGGCCTTGGCAGGAAAGCTGCTGTGGTTGGCAAATGGGGAGCCACTGGGGAGAAAAAGACACGACCGCCCTACAGGAGCCCAGTAAGAGCTAGAGACCGTCCTCTCCCGAACCTCACTCCACAACTGCCAAGGGCCCTGTGCCTGGCTCCCGAAGTGAAAACTACCAACCCAGCTATTTCCCACGTGCTCAGAGCCAACTCCCCCAGGGCACCGCACACTTCAGACTGGTTCTCGTGAACCGAGGTGCGAGCTCTCACTCTGTATCCACCTGTAGGCTCCAGAGCATCTGTGGATGTTCTGAGGCCTGGGCTGACCCTTTCACGACCTGGCttgagaggaaaggaggggggggTGGAAAAAACCACACTCCCCAGTCCCGATCCATTGAAGCCCCCTGTAGAGAGAGCATCAACAGAGCCTTGACTTCTCTCTCGCCCACCACCCCTTCCCACCTCGACAGACAAGATGACAATGCCATGCATCACACCGGACAATCCAAAGGGAAGATGAGGGAGGGGAACAAAGCAGGGAAGTAAGGACTGTGAGTAGAGCACACCTTGAAGAGACAAAAGTGAAGGCAAAATGggcttctgtgtcccccctctgccctgccccccactttAGCAACACAAGAACATTAGTGAGTTTAGACACCGAGGACAAAAACCAAGTCTATGGGGCATACTTAACCTCAGAGCCAGCTATGCTAAGCACCCAGGGGAGTGtaccccttttcctcctcctccagaccACCCCAACCGAGGACATGTCCTGAAACGGCCGCAGGTCAACTTGCCCCTGGGCGGGGAGATGTTTCACACTGGAGAACAGCTAAGATTGGTCTGGAAACACACGAGCTCATGTTCTCTGTTGAGATCCACGGTgtgttgttgggggtgggggctagaAGTTAAATGACTCCTTGGTGATTAGTGACAAGGGCAGGAGGCCAagccggggcaggggtggggtgggggatatAGGGTTACACCACCGGAATGCTGACTTGGGTCTTCGGCTGGTCGGCCCCTTCTTGCGTGTCCAGGGCACGGAGAGGGCTGAGGGGCTTGAGGGGCCGGCTCCCAACACTGTAATTTCTTGGACGCCTTATTGTATTCGAACTGGACAGAGGCGTAAAGCTGTTCCTTCTCATCCTTACAGGGGTTTGGTTCTTGGGGAAGTTGTTCTGATTAGAAATGGAGGGACACCATACAAATGAAAGGCAAGCCAAAAGCTCACTCATCAAGGTTAAACAATGCTCGTAACCACAAGTTTCCTCCACTCCTGCTCCTCTGCAGACAGAGCCTCTCATAAGACATGGGCCATGGCCttgtccccagcccctggaaactaaAGGGTTGTAGCTAAAGGTCCTTGAGCATCACAGTCCATAGTGAAAGAGGGCCCACAAAAGGAAGGGGCTTAAGATCACACAGATTATCAGGACAGACCAAGGAACGAATCTATTCCTCTTAACCCCACTGTATAGGGTCTCCTGGATCCTATATTCTAAAGGGAGCATTCCCTGGGGGaaaaaatttgtatttcactTCAGCTAAACACTTTCCGTATTTAACAGGACTTCCAGGAGCCACCTTTCAAGTGAAGACTCAGGAAAGAggtactaatttttaaaaataataattccaacatctctTCCTTTTGGAAGTAAGGAGACTACACAGGACACGAGTTCTGGACGCGTTTTCCTTTTGTACATAAACAAAAGCCCAGGCTCGTGATGTCAGAGGTGCAAAGACTCAAGGTGGCAGGGAAGCTGCACGTTCATCTACGAGAAAATACTTACAGTTGGCTTGTCACGATGAGTGTTCACAGCCTCCACGTTGAGTTTAATTGTTTCCACTTTGCATCCTGAGAAAACGGAGGAAAGAGAACAGgctttcaggggaaaaaaagctcaaagaaaaattctttgtttCAGTATGGGAAGCATACCATAAAAGTACGTATATATGCtcacatacaaacatacaaacatacttttaaaaatggaaggcaTTGATGGGATTCCCCTGGTATACAGGGGTCATGAAGTTGAACTTCTGGACAAACTTCAGACAAAAGTCAAATATCCTGACTGTTTTCggtccccacctcctgcccagcTCCTTAGCTCATAGTTACCGTAGGCCACAGGAGTAAGCTTGAAGATGGTATGGAGAGGACACCTCAGGTACGGTAGCTCATCTGAAAGCAGAAAGACCAGGTGCCAGAAGTCGCTGTATTATGGAGTAAGGTCAAGTTGGTGGGCGAATCTCAGCCCATGAGTTTTCTTTACCCTACCTAGAGTTGCATAATCCCCCTCCTGAATCCCAGACAATTATCAGGACAGGCACCAAAGAAGCTGCCCAAGCTACTATTGAGAGGCTAAGAAAGGAAATCAGTCCATTTTGGATCCTTCCACGCAGGGAAAACAGGAGTAAGAGCAGGAGCCAGAGCCCCATGGATGAGAACATGGGGGCCCAGCTGGGTATGCCAGAGGCCGGCCTGCAAGCTTCCCAGCAGCTCAGGTAGATCACGAAGGAAAGGGTCAGAAAAGCCAGCAATTTCCTTACGGCTCTACCCAGACAGAAACTGTCCTACGCCCAATCCAAAGAATGAAGATGGTTGTAAGACACCACGCTCCTCGTAACCAAATAACAAGCTGGGAATGTCTGACCACTGAACATCCTGATTCTGCCAGGAGTGTCAGCTTGACGCTGGCCCTTTAGCCAAGGAGGATCAAGGAACTCCAGCAGTGGCCACTCTCTGCCGAGGCCTTTTGTACCAGCAGAGTAAATTCAGCCAGTAGTTGGCCCAGTGGCTGCTGGGAGCCCCACGCCGCTGCCTCAAGAATGCACTCCAGTTTGAGTGGAAGAGGGGAGGTCCGGTTGCCCAGGATCCTGGTGCCACCTCAAGTCTAGCCCCCTCCCCATGACTGTGTCCCCTGGCCCTTCCCTCAAATGGCACCTGCACCCTTATCCAAGAAGTAGGCCAGGAGGCAGCGCATGACAGCCTGGTGGGAGATGACGAGGACGTTGCCCTGACGCTCCAGCTCCATGATGACAGGCTCCAGCCGCTGCACCAGGTCCTGGTACGACTGCGGAGGAAGTGGGGCACACCGGTAAGAGGCCAGGCACAGGCCAGCAGCCAGGTTGGCGGCCGGGTCCGGAGTCAAGAGGCCacttctccttccccagctgGCTTTCCTCCTGGAGGTTCAGCGACTTCATGTCGCCTGCTAactcccccagccctgggatcTCTTGAGAATACTCAAGAGCAACATTCGGACCGAGAAAACTGCGGTCCAAAGGAGGAAATCTGAATTCAGCctgtgttttttccccttcccacagAGGAACAGGCAGCACGTGAGGCAACGAGAGTCTCCTAGGGGCTCCCCGGGCCTCTGCCGTTGCGTCACAACTCCAGACTACGAAGCACTCAAGCCAGGGAATGGCCTCAAACACGCCAGACATAGGGGGATCATTCATGTCCCATATATTTACTTGGGGCCTAGGCCTGCTTgggtggggtgggacagagggagTGGTACGAAAGAAAGATGTAAAAGAGATGATGTTGATTCTGCAATTAGTCAACACAGAAGACATCCTGTCACCTTTTCCCCTGGAGATCTCAATGAGCCATTTGACTGTCTAAGCTGAATTCAACACAGCGTGACCCAAAGGCAGAAGGGAAAAACGACACGATGCCGTGACCACCCTTTCTAGACCCTCCACATCACATTCACTCCTTCCCCCAATTTAAAGCTAAACCCCCAACCGAGAGCTGGGCAGTTGCCCCACGTGACGGGAGTCTCACCTCCCCGCCAGGGTATCGATACAGGTATTTCTCTTGGTCCCGAAGCGCAAACTCCTCTGGGTACTGCTTCTCAATCTCTGCGTAGGTCATCTCCTCGCACACACCCTGCAGGGAGCCACGCCGGCTGGAGGAGGCAGACCGGCCCGCGCACCCCCCCACACAAGGGGGACAACACCGAAGAACCCCAACTCtcactacgtgccaggcactgtggtgcTTGCCCGCGCTGCCACTGACTGGCCCAGGCGTGTGACGCTGGCAGGGGGAGGGCCGCCGCAGACAGGACGTGGCTGCTTAAGCTGTCGCTTGCTTCGGCTACTTCGGAGGAGTAAGAAGTCAAGAAAAGTCAGCAGGATAGAGGGAACAGGAAACAGGGAAAGAGGGGACACGGAAGGGACCAGAGAATTCTTACAGAAGGCATAAAAAggtacagagaaagaaatgaaaaagaaaggtctACTTctcgatgaaaaagaatgaaatcttgccatctgcaacaacatggttggaactagaatatattatgctgagtgaaataagatatatgatgtcactcatatgtggaatttaagaaacacaacagttgaacataggggaagggaaggaaaaataaggtaaaaacagagaggaaggcaaaccataagagactcttaaatacagagaacaaactgatggttgctggaggggaggtgggtggggggatgggctaaatgggtgatgggcattaaggagggcacttgttgtgatgagcattgggtgttatatgtaagtgataaatcactaaattctattcctgaaatcatttttatataatatgttaactaacttggatgtacattcaaaaatatataataataggggcgcctgggtggcgcagtcagttaagcgtccgacttcagccaggtcacaatctcgcggtccgtgagttcgagccctgcgtcgggctctgggctgatgatggctcagagcctggagcctgtttcggattctgtgtctccctctctctctgcccctcccccgttcatgctctgtctctctctgtcccaaaaataaataaacgttgaaaaaaaaattaaaaaaaaaaaaaacaaaaatatataataataatgaaagggagggagggagaaaggaaggaaggaaggaaggaaggaaggaaggaaggaaggtgggaagaggaagggaggggaagggaagggagggaagggaagggatgggaagggaagggaagggaagggaagggaagaaggagaggccTACTTCTGTGCTCAAGGACAGAAAAAGCCAAGAACGATTTGGAAAGGACTTTTCCAAAAGAGCTGACCAAATGATCTAACCAGAAATTAAAGTGTTGTTAGCCATTTCTTTTTCCCaggagaaaaatgggcaaaagaacaaaatggagcTTCCCTCTCCCCACGTACCAGAGCGGCTAGGTCGCAAACTGGTTTGGGCCCATCACTGGCACAGGGGCTCAAGCATGAGGCAGGCAGTCCTGACTGGGGGTGCAATTGTTCTCACCTCCTCCCCACGTACTACTACCCGGTAGTTCTAGTTTTCTAGACAAAACTGCCCATCTCCTGACTTCTGAGCTCCCTGCCTGAATAAGAGACTCTTACTGGCTTTGTAGCCATCAGAATTTCTTACTCACAGCATCAATCTCATTCAGAATCTTCCACTGCTCATATGTTACACCCAGGGACTCAGCAGTCTGGATAGTCCTCTTCAGCTGGCTTGTCCACACTTTGAGGTCTGCTATCTCCTGTTCCCCCAGAAACTTCCTTAGAGCCTGGGCAAACTGGGGtttgagataaaattttaaaaggagacacacacgcacatacacacgaTTGCTAGCCTGGCCTGTAAAAGACAACATGTAGGATCATGGCCAAAATTCAAAACATGCTACACAGTTAGGATAAACCCACAGGGAAATGAACTTCAACTGGAGCATCCTGTACTGTGCTAGGGACACAAGTCGTGCCCAAGAGATATCTGACGGTCCCATGAACAGCAGAAGTGGTTCTAAGTTATCCACATTACAACACAGAATCAGTGGATGAGAAAATGTCTTCAACATTTGCTTGACTAAGCCCCAATGGGATTTAGGAAGAAGTAATGGGATAAGAGGCGTGACCTCTGCCATGTCCTTCCTCCAACCCTAAGCCTGGGAACTTCAGCCTGCTGCCGAACCACTCACCTGCTTTCCCCGTGCCGAGAGGCCAGAGTCGCCCCCAATCTTCCCCAAGAGGTTGAATTCACTCTCTCCGTGCCGGCAAAGGTAAATGGTGCGAGGCTGCACGTGGATGTTCATGAGGTAGTAGACTATTTTGCTCTGGATGTAGTCCTGGACTCTGTTCACTAAAAATCGCTGGCCCACATTTATCACCTTGATGAAAGAAAGATCCCTGGGACAgagcaggagaaaagagaatccccaGGAGTGAAAATCTGAGGATAACAGTGGGAAGGGAAGGATTCCCACAGCCACTTTCGGGCTCAAGAcagctcttcctcctctcctatcAGAGCCAACTCACATTTAAGGAAACAAGCGGTAAGAGATGGGTTACACCTCAGATCCAGTCTACCACTTCTTCAGGGCCTATACTGTGCCATGCAGTGTAGACAGGTATGATACAAAGAATCCAGACTTTCCTTCAGGGGCTAGACTAGGTGATGTGACAATCTTGCTACCCTGAAGTTTGGTGAAAAGCACATTCCCCATCTGAGGGAGCGAGAACGGCTTCGctggcagggagggcaggaggcagcaGAATCTTAGAAATCTCTCTACATTCCTGCATCGACCGAACCAAGCCTCTCTCAGAGGCACTTCCACAGCTGGTGCCCCATCAGAGAATTTGTCTCACTGTAAAAATGATCCATGCTCATTccaaaaaattttccaaaaaaatgtgTAACGATGCAAATAAACATCACCCAAACCCtacccaccaacacacacacacacacacacacacacacacacacacacacacactcttttagAATGTTATTCTACATAGGACCTCTATGAAGAATATACTATTACACCCTATTtagaacagtggttttcaaccttTAAATTAAGGAACACATCCAAATACTAACGTTCTGGGCAATCTGCTTGAAGGAACTTTGAGACTCCAAACATTAAGCAGACCATTAACACAACCGAATGATGGGCTATGCACACTTATGTCGCCACTTGCTTGGCTGCAGGGCTGTGTTCTTGAACACGGCTGTTAACTGCCCCGACTACATACTTTGCCAAAGGCCACATTCTCCCAGGTTTCTGTGTACACATCTTTCTCCAAAACGGACCTGACATTTTACTATAGCTCTCGTACCTCGTGCATATCAAGTTATCCCATACTGCACACTACATTGCTAACAGACACTGGCACAGTAATAATGGCTGGCCCCGACCAGACATTTCTGGTGAGCCAGGCATGGCAAGGACTTTACGTGCTATATATCCACACACAGacacgtgtgtctgtgtgtgtatacatatacatatacatacaggtatatatacacatatgcatattcaTACCCCTACacacatgttttatatataacatatatttgagtttattataaatttttgtttgtatctATTTGTATTATGTGCATTTATATGTAAAACAACAGTATATATACATTACCCATATTTGTACATGTCTGCATGTCATATTTTATACGAACATATATTTCTACATAATGTTAGGGCGatacatgtaacatatatatatacttacacattACACAATATACATACAcgcaataaactttaaaaatttttcaaaaaccgATGACACATCTCTCTGAGGGGTTTCCTACAACACCCTAGATGAGAACCATGGATCCAGAGCAGTGGTCCTCAACCTGGGGTGGCTGTGTTCCCCAGGGACATCTGCAGTGTCTGAGAACACTTTAGGTTGAGGCAGATTGGGAGTATTACTGATGTCTAGTGaggggaggccagggatgctgctaaacatcccaccGTGCACGAGACAGCCCCCTACTGCTCTGATTAAAAATTAGCCAGCTCAGAACGTCAACAACGCTGAGACTGAGAAACCCTGttttagagaagagagaagaagaatgGTGGTAAAAGACACCTCACTATTCAAGTGTAAGACGTGACCTACATCGAAGCCACAATTCCACACCTTGTTTCTCTGGAAGGATGTAAACATTACAGGTCTGGATTGTCAGACAGAAGGTTTGAGGACAGGGGGAGAAAGGCTCTTTTCTCAAATGAGACCCCAGCCTCAGGCCCTTCAAACCATGGCCTTAAAGCTTACTTGTCATAGCTGTCTGGGTCAAGGGGCCGATAGGTGACTTTGTAGCACTCGATCCTCTTTAGGAAGTCCTCCATCACATTCTCCCTGTTCCTTTCAGGGTAGTCAGGGCTCGACACCTTTACCTCCTGGAATCACAGGAAGAATAGGGCCTGGTCAGAGGTCTGCCCTTAACAGCCCTCCCATAGACAGCCAGCGctaaataaagagaaggaagtCCACAGAAGGGCCCTTTCACTAGAGTGTTGGCAATCCCCACTCGTTGAGCGCCCCCTCCCTGTCCTGTGACCCTGGCAACCAAGAAAGGAAAGACAACTGGGGAATCATGTGCCTGCCCTTGGCTGAAGGACTGAGGCAGTCACGCAGCTGAAAATGCTCCTGGGCCCCAATCCCTCTATGCGCCCTGCCAGGAAAACAGAATGGGCTTCAATTTCTCTACACAACCACTCAGAATAGGGTGTTTGATCTGATGCAGACCTGACTTGGACCAGATGCTTCTTCTGAGATGGTCCCAAGTTCCCACATTGCTAGGAGGGCACTTCCATGACACCATGTCTACACAGCACAGCACAACCCATCAAACGAGCACTGGTTTACActatgacagcacagagcatgaggcATTCAGTGCATGCAGCGCTGACCTGAATGGTAGACAGTTAGTGGGCAGGTGAACTTCCTATACGGCGGCCCTGACACACAGCGAAGGGGCGGATCCACTCTAAGGATATACCGAGGTCTCGGCACCCAGCTGATACCCAGAACGTGGGGCCAAAACTCCTACCGTCTAAGTCTTGGCTTCCATTCAACAACTAGCTCTTACTTTATTCCTCAAAGCCTCAGCTTCGCCTCCCAAGGGAAGGGTGTGGAAGTATAAAGTGGTGCTCCAGCAGATTAAAACGATCAGCCTGTATTGTTAAACGtgtctatttctttcatcacCCGGTTGACTCTCCCCGCTCAGCCAccaacacacacataacacatggcagagaggacagagaggtgGCGGTATGCAGGGGAGTCACCCACCAGGATGTTGGCAGCAATGACATCAGGATCGTCACAGACAGATTCCACAAAGAATACCTGGCCAGGGAGAGAAGGCAGTGATAAATGAGTCCAAAATGGCCAGGCTGTTAATTAACAGCATGTGCTcacacctgccccaccccagtcACCACATCCTCCAGGATTTTCTTTCATGAGAGCGGCCTCCAAGGCCTCTTCGTTTAAAAATAGCTCTTACCACATCCCCGGGGCCTCAGACATACCGGCTACGGGGCTGAGAAAGGACCTGAAAGAAAACACTCAAGGACTGGGGGTATTCCccaagaaaagaagagggagagccaAGCCGGTCCTCAGACACCAGAGTCAAAGAGATCCACGTGTCCCTCCTggctccccacctccactcaTCCCAGCATGAAGCCAGGTTCCTACCTTGAAGGAATTCTCCTTGGCAAAGTTCAGAATCATGTCCCGCCTCTCCCTAGTGGTATTGGTGGCATCGAACACCTGAGAAGAGAGGGCACAAAGTAGATGAGGGGGAAGAGAGACTGGGAATCCCACCGAGGCAGACCCAATGTGAGGCCGTGCAGTCACGCTGCTGGAAGGGTGGAGACcaggatggggaaggggcagggaaggctCACCGCGATCTGCCCGCTCTCCTCCGTAAGATATGCCTTCACATCTTGCAGTGCCACCAGAGCGCACTGTCTGCCGTGAGAACAGAGGACATCAGCGAGAGCAGCACCAGACCAAGTTCAGAGACGTGAACGACTCGGTTGCTAAAGGACTCACATCCCCTCCCGCTCGGCTTTCCCAATGGTCAAACATTTTCCCTAACTAGACTTTTCAACCTCCCCCCTGAAGTTTTTACACCCCCCCacacctttctccttcctctgccccatgCGTACCAAGCGTCCCTCTGCAGGTTTACCCTACAAACACACATGCATCTCCCTGAGCCTGTTCTACCTCCCAAACCCAGTATGACCCATCCACCAAACAACTTCCAGTTAAAAAGCCCCACAGGATGTTTACTGAAATGAAAACCGAGCCCTGTCACATCTAGTCTTGTGATGGCAGAGAAAGAGCTGGCTGGGAGGTCAGGCCTAAGAGGACTCACTTGCGGATCTTCATGGCCTCCTCGTTGTCATGCCGGAAGAAGTCATATGACTTATAGGACTTGACTGCTTCACGCCGATATACCCCAAGATTAAACACTGCAGATGACACCAACAGCCTTCAGCAGTGAAACAACACAATGGTCCCACCAAAGGGGACTTCTTGGTCTACTGTCAGAAtggccaaggaaatgaaaaaagcaCCATGGTATGTTGGGAACAATACCAGATTGAGAGACAAGTTAGATTCAAGTTCAGACTTACTAGACCTTGAACAAGTCTTAAACTGCCTGAGTTTCAATTTCCTCAGTCACTTTGGCTATTTCACAGGGGTACTGCTAGGATGAGGCAGGATGATATACACAGAAGGGCTCTGAAAATGCAAAGCCCTACATTACCAAAGGCATTCCCTTAAAACTAGGCCCAACCACCCAGGCCAAAAGGAAACAAGTCTGTAAACAGGGAATAAATCCAGTAAATCAGGAAGCAACCACTATTTCTGCCAGGAGCACCCTATAACCTTGATGCCAAGGAGAATAAATCGCCCAGAGGCCCGGGAGGCCCAAGAGCTAATCATTTCCCTTACCAAGGAATACATGATCTGCACCTACCTTTGGTGGGCACTCCAATCCAGTTGAGGTAGCGTGTGAGTTTCTTGGACACGTAGGTTTTGCCCCGGGCTGGCAGGCCAATCATAACAATGAGCGTTGGGGAGTTGGTCATGTAAGAGGCCCATgctagaggggggaaaaagagagcaGAACTGAATGGCTAGGGGCTGAGTAAGGTTCACGCACTGGGCTAGGTACTTCATAGCCATAACCTGATTTAATCTTTATAAGCCTCAGTAAACCCAAGGGAAAACTGGGAAGGCAAACTGAGGAGATAGCAGTCCAACCTcctaaaagagaattaaaaggtCATGTAGATTTCCAAGAAGTACCCAAACCAAGATATGTCTTCCCCACATATGCAACATCTCCACAGAGGTACCTAAGGTGGGAAGAGAGGGCAAAATGGCAAGGATTAGGAAGATAAGAACCATGGCACCTTCCTTGACACAACCATGTCGGGTAACCCAAGGTTGATCCGGCTGTGGAGACACGCCTTGTGTCTGGAGAGTCTCCAGTGCAGAGCTGGGCTGGCTCCTAGAACAGACCCAACAGAGCTGGAGCTTCCTGAGCAGCTTGCTCACGGGGCCTGGCTACACCCGCACCCCGGCCACCTGGCCCGTCCTGCCACAGAGGAGCGGCAGGAGATGGGCCTCCACTGCTGCCAGCCACTCTCCTGGGCCAGGACCCAAACTGAGGTCATGTAGGACTTGGGCTCTACAGGCTCTTGTGAGGGGAGGCCCTGCCCAGGGCTGGGAAAGGGAAAGAACTGCCTCCCCTCTCCACTTCCCAGCACTGCTTTCCAGAAGGTGCCCTGCAGGTCGCTGCTGCTTCTCTGTTCTGAGACAAGGTGACCGTATAAGGCTAAGAAACAATTCAGTTAAACTGGGTTACGTGCACGGGAAAGTCATTTTCAACAGATCTCAGGGGAGAAGTGGGCAGAAGGGCCTGGGtagaggaagaccacagaaggAAGAGCGTTTCCTTACGGTGTTTGGCAAGAAGTACCCAGAAATCAAAGAGTGGCCCAAGTGGTCAGGGAGGAGTAGATGCCGAGATGAGGGGTCAGGGGACTTGGCCTTTAGTCCTTTACCCATGTGCACAGGGAAAATGCCTGGGCCTGAGCAGGGGCTCCTCCAAGGTAGGTAATGAGCAACACAAATGATTTTCATCTCTGTACAAATAGGGAGCACAAAGCCAGGCAAAAACACCACCCTGCAGACTTAGCTGATGTGAATCCCCGATCTCTGATCCCCTAACAGGTCTGCCCGGAAGCAGCTGCCTCGGGTTTCAGTAGTAAAATTCTCCTGAGTCTTCACTTTCTCCAGCTCAGCGTGATGCTCTTCTCAATCCCCCGTGATTTGCCTCATTACCTGCACTTCTGGGCCTGCTTTGTCCACAACTTCCAGCCCATTAGGCGCTTCCCCCTAaggtcctctcaccctccctaaAGCTGAACATGAACTGATACTTGGGAGCTGCTCTGAAGCTAAACAGGGGGCCAGCTGCTGAATGCTTACCTAACCGGTCAGAGAATGctaagagcaaaagaaaacaggggtCTCTAAAGACTCCCCTAGGCACCATACCTCCCACCGCTGGGCTTCTCATTTTCCAGGACTTCTTAGTTTCTGAAACGAAGCCACACTTCCTATCTCAGATTGCCACATTGACAAAATTAGGAACCTTCTGTCCAGCTGGTTACAAAACCAAACCACTACCACCTTAATTTGAAGAGTAGATAGTTCAAGCTGATTAATTTCAGGGACAATGAAACATACCCCTTGACATATAATGGAAAGCTGTTTCAATGCTGAAAATTCTCTCCTACCTTCTTTACATAAGgtttaattttccttcttaatcttttttttaattgttttttaatgtttacttatt contains the following coding sequences:
- the PFKFB2 gene encoding 6-phosphofructo-2-kinase/fructose-2,6-bisphosphatase 2 isoform X5 encodes the protein MKIRKQCALVALQDVKAYLTEESGQIAVFDATNTTRERRDMILNFAKENSFKVFFVESVCDDPDVIAANILEVKVSSPDYPERNRENVMEDFLKRIECYKVTYRPLDPDSYDKDLSFIKVINVGQRFLVNRVQDYIQSKIVYYLMNIHVQPRTIYLCRHGESEFNLLGKIGGDSGLSARGKQFAQALRKFLGEQEIADLKVWTSQLKRTIQTAESLGVTYEQWKILNEIDAGVCEEMTYAEIEKQYPEEFALRDQEKYLYRYPGGESYQDLVQRLEPVIMELERQGNVLVISHQAVMRCLLAYFLDKGADELPYLRCPLHTIFKLTPVAYGCKVETIKLNVEAVNTHRDKPTNNFPKNQTPVRMRRNSFTPLSSSNTIRRPRNYSVGSRPLKPLSPLRALDTQEGADQPKTQVSIPVV
- the PFKFB2 gene encoding 6-phosphofructo-2-kinase/fructose-2,6-bisphosphatase 2 isoform X1, which codes for MSGNFASSSEQNNNSCETKTSSLRMSEKKCSWASYMTNSPTLIVMIGLPARGKTYVSKKLTRYLNWIGVPTKVFNLGVYRREAVKSYKSYDFFRHDNEEAMKIRKQCALVALQDVKAYLTEESGQIAVFDATNTTRERRDMILNFAKENSFKVFFVESVCDDPDVIAANILEVKVSSPDYPERNRENVMEDFLKRIECYKVTYRPLDPDSYDKDLSFIKVINVGQRFLVNRVQDYIQSKIVYYLMNIHVQPRTIYLCRHGESEFNLLGKIGGDSGLSARGKQFAQALRKFLGEQEIADLKVWTSQLKRTIQTAESLGVTYEQWKILNEIDAGVCEEMTYAEIEKQYPEEFALRDQEKYLYRYPGGESYQDLVQRLEPVIMELERQGNVLVISHQAVMRCLLAYFLDKGADELPYLRCPLHTIFKLTPVAYGCKVETIKLNVEAVNTHRDKPTNNFPKNQTPVRMRRNSFTPLSSSNTIRRPRNYSVGSRPLKPLSPLRALDTQEGADQPKTQVSIPVV
- the PFKFB2 gene encoding 6-phosphofructo-2-kinase/fructose-2,6-bisphosphatase 2 isoform X2 produces the protein MTNSPTLIVMIGLPARGKTYVSKKLTRYLNWIGVPTKVFNLGVYRREAVKSYKSYDFFRHDNEEAMKIRKQCALVALQDVKAYLTEESGQIAVFDATNTTRERRDMILNFAKENSFKVFFVESVCDDPDVIAANILEVKVSSPDYPERNRENVMEDFLKRIECYKVTYRPLDPDSYDKDLSFIKVINVGQRFLVNRVQDYIQSKIVYYLMNIHVQPRTIYLCRHGESEFNLLGKIGGDSGLSARGKQFAQALRKFLGEQEIADLKVWTSQLKRTIQTAESLGVTYEQWKILNEIDAGVCEEMTYAEIEKQYPEEFALRDQEKYLYRYPGGESYQDLVQRLEPVIMELERQGNVLVISHQAVMRCLLAYFLDKGADELPYLRCPLHTIFKLTPVAYGCKVETIKLNVEAVNTHRDKPTNNFPKNQTPVRMRRNSFTPLSSSNTIRRPRNYSVGSRPLKPLSPLRALDTQEGADQPKTQVSIPVV
- the PFKFB2 gene encoding 6-phosphofructo-2-kinase/fructose-2,6-bisphosphatase 2 isoform X6, with protein sequence MSGNFASSSEQNNNSCETKTSSLRMSEKKCSWASYMTNSPTLIVMIGLPARGKTYVSKKLTRYLNWIGVPTKVFNLGVYRREAVKSYKSYDFFRHDNEEAMKIRKQCALVALQDVKAYLTEESGQIAVFDATNTTRERRDMILNFAKENSFKVFFVESVCDDPDVIAANILEVKVSSPDYPERNRENVMEDFLKRIECYKVTYRPLDPDSYDKDLSFIKVINVGQRFLVNRVQDYIQSKIVYYLMNIHVQPRTIYLCRHGESEFNLLGKIGGDSGLSARGKQFAQALRKFLGEQEIADLKVWTSQLKRTIQTAESLGVTYEQWKILNEIDAGVCEEMTYAEIEKQYPEEFALRDQEKYLYRYPGGESYQDLVQRLEPVIMELERQGNVLVISHQAVMRCLLAYFLDKGADELPYLRCPLHTIFKLTPVAYGCKVETIKLNVEAVNTHRDKPTNNFPKNQTPVRMRRNSFTPLSSSNTIRRPRNYSVGSRPLKPLSPLRALDTQEGADQPKTQAESMLAVHRHLSSTMSLTSHS